The genomic region acctacaacacctgagggccatccttaggtcgctgaggtgggcgggtctcacggccaacccgaagaagtgtgcgattgggtgggtggaaggacggtatctgggcttccacttgggcaacaggcaggtgcatccccaaattaacaagactgcagcgattgcggcctgcccgaggcccaagaccaaaaagggggtgagacagttcctggggctggctggctattattgtaggtttatacctaattattcggacgtcaccagcccgctgactgatctgactaaaaagggggcaccagatccggacggagcaatgccagcgggctttttctaaggttaaggctgcactgtgtggggggccacttttacactcccctgacttttctctcccctttatgttgcagaccgatgcgttggacagagggctgggggccgttttgtcccagcaggtggagggggaggatcgccccatcttgtacattagtcgcaagctgtcggtgcgtgaggggcgctacagtaccatcgagaaggagtgcctggcgatcaagtgggcggtcctcgccctccggtactacctgctgggacgccctttcaccctctgttcggaccacgcgcccctccagtggctccaccgcatgaaggatgccaatgcgcagatcacccgttggtatctggcactccaaccctttaacttcaaggtgatccacaggccgggggcgcagatagtcgtggcggacttcctctcccgtcaaggggggggggggggggggagtcggctgcgggccggacggctgcccggcctaagtcgggcggtgggggtatgtggcagcgggggcgtggtctagcatcggtctgtgacaagagggcgttgtcggggaagttaagtggcagaatcactacacctgttgttaatgtgtttgtgtgtcttcccagtgaccgcgccctatttaaggagagagagtgagagcagagggagctctctcgacaaccagacagctgatgtgtgtgcctgagtgtgtgtttgcgactgcaaagtgcaaataaaagagagttttgtgcagggctttgaaccggttcaaggaatgaaaacgaaaaccgggaactttttctatttcacatggaacagaaacgaaaccagaaactttattattttttatgttccggaacagaaacgcttattaaaaataatggtaaccggttaataccggtttttatttcgttcctcaaagtttctgtagcctacaaatagtcattcttctcctgcgcaagtttctatgacccgctggggttcacttcctgtgtgacgttcgctgattgaatggagagagcgggaaggtggactactagtgaatactaggtgaattactttgtgtctgagcaaagaagagcctgaacgatgcaacctccctattggttgtttgtaaaaatgtatcagttgttgcccctcccacgggaatcatcgcgggctcgagagacgagacctgacgagttagttcgttggtagcagaacaaaatgtctggacacaaatcgggttttcagaaaaggaaagaaaataaacggagggtcgaaaatacaaaaaaggaggcagaaaatgcaaaacgagttttaaggtaggacaaatggttactttttaaggcagcccgccgtggctgcaggctttcagttgtcattgaatggttacttttctgaggcagcccgccgtggctgcctgcaggcttatttattatagtccatttagttaaaatagttgatataaaatgtttatagttatgtgatggttgtcctgatttagactggtgggtttttttgggggggtgcgcgatgttgcacccgggcccagattagggcagaaccggccctggctacatttcagctgtagtttgttatgtatgtatgtacttgcatagatgtgtacttccaatatggcgcctaacaaaatctcgcggcgcggtgacgtcatgcggtagccctctatagggcctgactagcctttggtaatgcactaaacgaattctctttcatttttggcactttttctgtttgtgtagatgggaagacgtactgagaatccaaatcgccaacatttgaaataattgttttgaattatttcttgtcttatttaatgaaggttgtaatagaattagcctacatttggtttaagctggatgagacagagacataattttatagccatttgttaaacagctgacagggaacgtaattaaccgttccgggaacgacatttttttgttctaaccggttcgggaacgtctatttaatggtggaacccaaaaccggaaacgttaaaattccgtttctgttcggaacgaaccaataggaaaaaaattccggttcaaagccctggttttgtgagatcagttctgtcctgccgtccttctgtgctccacccacctacatggactgctacagtgcGAAGCTTGGAGAAGGCTACCCAAAACATTTGACCCAGGTTAAAGAATATAAAGGCAATGCTACTAAAATACAAAcaaagtgtatgtaaacttctaatCCATCAGGAATGTGTTGaaagaaataaaagctgaaaaaaATTCTCTCTATTATTATTCTGGCATTTCACATTCCTAAAATAAAGTACTGATCCTAAGTGACCTAAGGCAAAGAATGTTTTCTCAGATTAAATGTCAGGAATTGTGGAAAAACTGAACTGAAATGTATTTGGCAAAGGTGTATgtacacttttatttatttatttatatatatatatatatatatatatatatatatatatatatatatatatatatatatatagtctcaAAGTAGCTAAGAGGAAAGCAGGCATatatactagggtgcatcagttgccttcACTtttataaaatctgatgcatttttgtttgggtgctgcttttcaccaataaagacatcctgttaaattttgaccatattcaaaagtctaatggtggcaccatgaggttcattttttgccaaaaaacacttatgTTTTTGCctgaggtttgaatcacaatgttggactccaattattgatttcttgtgacccagagatcatgttaagaacctttgcaagggattgagaagcattaatgtgattcataatacatttgtattgtttaaaagtagttgaacaatgattcaatgaacagctaaaactcaaactgtgcttgataatatatttagaatatgtactaaaaatgtgtatctaagatatttggtatactctataaggtgccataatgtttcatgaaaagtgatcgaaattttgtcataaaagtcataaaatagcagctttttccataactttgagctcctggtgccaccattaaacttttgaattttgtcaaaatctcatctcatctcattatctctagccgctttatcctgttctacagggtcgcaggcaagctggagcctatcccagctgactacgggcgaaaggcagggtataccctgcacaAGTcgtcaagtcatcacagggctgacacatagacacccattcacactcacggtcaatttagagtcaccagttaacctaacctgcatgtctttggactgtgggggaaaccggagcacctggaggaaacccacacagagaacatgcaaactccacacagaaaggctctcgccagccacggggctcgaacccggaccttcttgctgtgaggcgacagcactaaccactacaccaccatgccgccctttgtcaaaatatttcacccaatgtgttttcttaccaaaaggaacataaacaaaaatgcatcatgatcagaggaacttttcatttttagggggcaactgatgcaccctaatatatacaTATAGTTAAGGTTTCATAGATAAGCTGTTTGACTGATCATTTGGATTTAATCTGGGTTAaaattttattaaaaacaaaatttaaataacgtgcatgaaataaaTTCGTGGACATGGTTTTACAGTTAAAGGGCTGGctgcaaaaagtttgagaacACTTGGTTTagtctgtttttctttctctttctttctttcttttttatgaaATATATTAAAATGCCTGAATGCATACGCAATGCTTTCTTTCATTAGGTTGTTTTGGATTCTCGCCAGATGCACATAAATTTCACAAGGAAATTATTTCAGCTGTGTCGAGAGAGTGAAAAATGGCAAAGCAGCAGCTACTGAAATAATGAACGTCCTGATCGCATCCAGCATTTCTTCTAACTTCTCAGTAACACCATCTACCATGACACTCAGGCTTTTGCTCATATATTGCATTTATTTTATCGTGAGCAATAACTCACCTTTCAAATGCCGCCTTCCGTTCAGTGTTCCTGCTCTATCGTTTTCAGGTCTAAGTTAAGTGGTTTCCTCTTTCTGGTGTGAGTCAAACGTCTTGGACGATTTCTTTTGTTTGGTTCTCCTTTGAGGGTGGATGCAGTTCTAAGAATTTAAACCTGAGATGATAATCACACATTTTATGCTCCCCGGCCTCATTTGAGCAACATGCCAGTGTAGCTGTACTGCTGGGGTCAGATAGgaagctgttttgttttttttttttgttttttttttttggggggggggtgctttttttattttttattaaatgcAGAACTAATAAGTCATCTCACAATATTTCTACACATGCTAACACACAAAGTGAATCAGCAGTGTGTACAATGTATTCTTCCTGTGAATCTAAAATAATATATTGGCTTAAATTACTCCAATTGATGTGATATATAAAGAAAGACaatgttatgatgatgatgatattaatctgtatactgtgtacagtgaCAGCTGTTTGTGATATTGCTTCACGTTGTAGGAATGCTTCAAATATTACTCAAAaccccatttctttttttttttatggttttATTACATTTTGCCATTGACACAACCAAGAACATATTAGTCAGATGATGCATTGACCATTGgacaattaaaataagaaaaaaaatggtGTACAAATTAAATTGGCTAACGGTTAGCAGGATTAGCAGGTTATTACTTTGTCACACATACTCCTCaaaatacatacaaaagaaagtgcTTCACCTTGAATTATATACTGCATACAGTTCTCACTCTGAAATACTTCAAGTAAAATATTCACTGCAACAATTTATGACAACTTGGTAAACAAATCCTGCTGATTTCCAGGCCTTTGTATCATAATACTTGTGCAAATCCAACCAGCTACACTTCATAATCCTTTTATCCGGTGTGTCACTCAGAGGAGGATGGGTTACCATCTCAGGGAAAGATGCCTCACGTCGTCTCAGGGAAATTTTAATTGCCCTATGGCTTGTTAACTCGGGATTTAAATCTACATATGGATTTGTGTAAAGCGGTTTGTGACAACTGAATCACTTTGAGACGAAAGGATTATTCAGAGAATATATTTCCCCCCGGAACATGACCTATTGAAATACGGTATGTACAAATGAATCAGGATCTGACTTTCAATCAGTTTTATAGTTCCAGGTCAAATCAGATGTGAGTCGATGCTCTAGCATCCATAGAACTGGAACGGGATAAGTAGCGGCTCATGGTGCGTCCTTCCTCTCCTATGGCATTCTCGATCTTAGACAGGATGGAGTTCTTAAACTTCTGCCTGAAATCATTACCCATGAAGACGTAGAGAATTGGGTTGAGGAAGCTGTTTGCTGAAGCGACCGAGGTTCCAATCTTGAAcccgaacatgatgatgatgttggagaagctgTGGTTCAGTTCAGCCAGCACAAACGTGTGGTATGGCAGCCAGCAGATAAAGAAAGTCCCGATGAGAGCTGTCATGATTTTGAATGGCTTTGTAGACTTTGTCATCTGGTTGCTTCTCAGCTTGAAGATAATGACTGAATAGCAGACAATGATGACCAGGAAAGGTATAAGGAATCCAAAAATAAACCGGCAGATGCCTATAGATTTGTGAATGTGCTGGTTAGGGTAATTATTATGGCACCGGGTTCTACCTAGATGTTCCTGAACGTCACGGAAAATGGTGGACGGCATACTCAAGGACACTGATAAAACCCATGCGAGAAGGACTATCAATGAAGCCTTCCTTATTGTACGCTGGTTCTGTGCCCAGACAGGGAACATGACCACCATGCAGCGATCCACACTGATGATGACGAGAAGAAAGATGCTGCTGAACATGTTGAGGAACATCACGAAGGAGGTGAACCTGCACAAGAAAAGTCCGAAGGTCCAGTTAGAGGTAGCTATGTAAAAGGTGTTGAAGGGCAAGgtggcacaaaatatgaagtcagAAATAGCCAGGCTGAGGTACCAGGTGGTGTTGACAGTTTTCTTCATCTTAAAACCTGCGATCCAGATCACCACACCATTTCCCACAATCCCCAGCACGATGATGATCACATTCACAACCAGCAGCAACAGGCACAGAAGCTCTCCAGAGCAAATGGGGTGTACAAAATGCTCCTCCAGGTCCGTCAGGTTATCAGCCGTGTAGTTTGCATAGTCATACCCGTAATTCAAAGTAAAATCGGTTGTTTCCATGGTAAAATTGTAAATGCTCATCCTGCTTTTCCCCTGTGGAAACAAGAATAGTGTTTAGCCTCATGCACTTATTACAACAGGAGTTAGGCACAGTTAGGACAGtagagaagaagaacaacaaaaaaactttattcatcacatgtacacttgtgaaattcctctctgcatttaacccaactgaagcagacacacatgtgcgcacacacacacgtgtgagcaatgagcacacacacataccctgagcagtgggcagccatgctacagcgcccagggagcagttggggggttaggtgccttgctcaagggcatctcagcctaAGACTGCCCCATGtttacctaactgcatgtctttggactgtgggagaaactggagcacccagaggaaacccacgcagacatggggagaacatgcaaactccacacagaaaggttcccatcggccactgggctcaaacccagaaccttcttgctgtgaggtgatggtgctaaccactacaccgctgtgccgcccaatcaatccattcatccatccattttggcatatcacaagggtggcacggtgctgtagtggttagcactgtcgcctcatagcaagaacgttctgggttcgagcccagtggccaacaggggcctttctgtgtggggtttgcatgttctccctgtgtctgcatgggtttcccccacagtcc from Neoarius graeffei isolate fNeoGra1 chromosome 24, fNeoGra1.pri, whole genome shotgun sequence harbors:
- the LOC132872152 gene encoding chemerin-like receptor 1 isoform X1 → MSIYNFTMETTDFTLNYGYDYANYTADNLTDLEEHFVHPICSGELLCLLLLVVNVIIIVLGIVGNGVVIWIAGFKMKKTVNTTWYLSLAISDFIFCATLPFNTFYIATSNWTFGLFLCRFTSFVMFLNMFSSIFLLVIISVDRCMVVMFPVWAQNQRTIRKASLIVLLAWVLSVSLSMPSTIFRDVQEHLGRTRCHNNYPNQHIHKSIGICRFIFGFLIPFLVIIVCYSVIIFKLRSNQMTKSTKPFKIMTALIGTFFICWLPYHTFVLAELNHSFSNIIIMFGFKIGTSVASANSFLNPILYVFMGNDFRQKFKNSILSKIENAIGEEGRTMSRYLSRSSSMDARASTHI
- the LOC132872152 gene encoding chemerin-like receptor 1 isoform X2 translates to MSIYNFTMETTDFTLNYGYDYANYTADNLTDLEEHFVHPICSGELLCLLLLVVNVIIIVLGIVGNGVVIWIAGFKMKKTVNTTWFTSFVMFLNMFSSIFLLVIISVDRCMVVMFPVWAQNQRTIRKASLIVLLAWVLSVSLSMPSTIFRDVQEHLGRTRCHNNYPNQHIHKSIGICRFIFGFLIPFLVIIVCYSVIIFKLRSNQMTKSTKPFKIMTALIGTFFICWLPYHTFVLAELNHSFSNIIIMFGFKIGTSVASANSFLNPILYVFMGNDFRQKFKNSILSKIENAIGEEGRTMSRYLSRSSSMDARASTHI